In one Dreissena polymorpha isolate Duluth1 chromosome 7, UMN_Dpol_1.0, whole genome shotgun sequence genomic region, the following are encoded:
- the LOC127839557 gene encoding uncharacterized protein LOC127839557: protein MKKKQNAIMEKQETLDDVSEHCYPNSINMYSKISVSEMIRKCESDTLMEYDSVTDTDSSISSIDGEVPDEFNSSLKTLINLSGCCIDDDTDNEAGVTDEPAILERSVGASERKTLQKPNLKKVACPLASMESLTDPVINHKGGFDISVCKTDKTVEVVNELDKTKPDALMEEIETQNCSRHLISGQQLITVQMKTELTDIRECFEDSQDSALKNNCEILIENVTNIEIENPVIERTLCIGTSSPSESASGNEETKPDHVDDELHQVMETALNASVPIVSRIVKDYLASCEILDKVETELMLENDMDTGSGEIMSDKIVDSEVYAFAEHKNNDMTGQFGSSFSDCMDRDRYSVYGKERSKSPVTTMCTEKCSKAEFRDDFQEVENSNEVDKNVNDVLHANHIHSEPLCSSTPVHAGRIKRVFAGKDFECSSVFINQTSITMCTINGNPLPLCTSTPLVKSNQGLQQRDINIHQNWACDKKKSGWKTEMARNENIYTHSEELRELKDKENVGLERNNKERKSKRVRNKIKGTRKEKFKEYMGPGLTTQFNTQTENNGDLTTCMLTEYKGFGLTGPLPVDECVFGKNLYKGLTERNINSMNGEIAAENKKETLLKTMSNVDLMTPAGLEGFAMPKIDTNAIRAKFNAFLGPKRIRAVQKPRDNNLDPLKQQIHALNKPNSQAINTAGKKS, encoded by the exons atgaaaaaaaaacaaaatgccaTCATGGAGAAGCAAGAAACACTTGATGATGTGTCTGAACATTGTTATCCTAATTCtataaacatgtattcaaagaTTTCAGTAAGTGAAATGATAAGAAAATGTGAAAGTGACACATTAATGGAGTATGATTCTGTAACAGATACAGATAGTTCTATTAGTAGCATTGATGGTGAAGTACCTGATGAATTCAACAGTTCTCTGAAAACTTTGATAAACTTGTCAGGGTGTTGTATTGACGATGATACTGACAATGAGGCAGGTGTCACAGATGAACCTGCAATCTTGGAAAGGTCTGTTGGTGCTAGTGAGCGCAAAACTTTGCAGAAACCAAATCTGAAGAAGGTAGCATGTCCATTGGCAAGTATGGAGTCGTTAACTGACCCTGTAATAAATCATAAAGGTGGCTTTGATATTTCTGTTTGTAAAACAGACAAAACTGTTGAAGTAGTAAATGAACTAGACAAAACTAAACCTGATGCTCTAATGGAGGAAATTGAAACTCAAAATTGTAGCAGACACCTGATTTCTGGGCAGCAGTTGATCACTGTGCAAATGAAGACTGAGTTAACTGACATCAGAGAGTGTTTTGAAGATTCTCAAGATAGTGCACTAAAAAACAATTGTGAAATACTAATtgaaaatgtaacaaatattgaaatagaaaacCCTGTAATTGAAAGAACTCTTTGTATAGGCACATCATCACCATCTGAAAGTGCATCAGGTAATGAAGAAACCAAACCTGATCATGTTGATGATGAACTCCATCAAGTGATGGAAACTGCATTAAATGCCTCTGTACCAATAGTAAGCAGAATTGTTAAAGACTATCTGGCCAGTTGTGAAATACTGGACAAGGTAGAGACTGAACTCATGCTTGAAAATGATATGGACACAGGTTCTGGTGAAATAATGAGTGACAAGATTGTTGATTCTGAGGTTTATGCATTTGCTGAACATAAAAACAATGACATGACAGGGCAGTTTGGTAGCTCTTTTTCAGACTGCATGGACAGAGATAGGTATTCAGTGTATGGAAAAGAGAGATCCAAAAGTCCAGTCACTACTATGTGCACTGAAAAATGTTCCAAAGCTGAATTCAGGGATGATTTTCAAGAAGTAGAAAATAGCAATGAAGTGGACAAAAATGTGAACGATGTTTTGCATGCTAACCACATACATTCTGAACCATTATGTTCATCAACACCAGTCCATGCAGGAAGAATAAAGCGGGTATTTGCTGGCAAGGACTTTGAGTGTTCTTCTGTATTTATAAATCAGACGTCAATAACTATGTGCACTATCAATGGGAACCCTCTTCCATTGTGCACTTCTACACCTTTAGTAAAATCTAATCAGGGTTTACAGCAAAGAGACATAAACATTCATCAGAATTGGGCTTGTGACAAAAAGAAGTCTGGTTGGAAGACAGAAATGGCAAGAAATGAAAATATATACACCCATAGCGAGGAACTTCGAGAATTAAAAGACAAAGAAAATGTTGGACTAGAAAGAAACAACAAGGAGAGGAAGTCAAAACGAGTAAGAAATAAAATCAAggggacaaggaaagagaaattTAAAGAATACATGGGGCCAGGTTTGACTACGCAGTTTAATACTCAGACAGAGAATAATGGAGACTTAACAACATGCATGTTAACAGAATACAAGGGCTTTGGTCTTACAGGACCTTTACCAGTAGATGAGTGTGTTTTTGGCAAAAATCTTTACAAAGGACTGACTGAAAGAAACATTAATAGTATGAATGGTGAAATAGCTGCTGAGAATAAGAAAGAGACACTGCTAAAAACAATGTCAAATGTCGATTTGATGACACCAGCTGGTTTGGAAGGTTTTGCCATGCCAAAGATCGACACAAATGCCATAAGAGCAAAATTCAATGCATTTCTTGGACCAAAACGTATCAGAGCTGTGCAGAAACCTAGAGACAATAACCTTGATCCattgaaacaacaaatacatGCATTGAATAAACCTAATTCTCAGGCAATTAACACAGCTGGAAAGAAG TCTTGA